In a genomic window of Tripterygium wilfordii isolate XIE 37 chromosome 8, ASM1340144v1, whole genome shotgun sequence:
- the LOC120004035 gene encoding protein RTF1 homolog, giving the protein MAEEADLENMLLEAAGRGTAGRNRRSIPPKRRREGSYSDSGDDASDGDRGYSGRKPSRSQVPLKKRLDADRDDEHGIQGEGDYEDDGSDREGDSSGESVVGEDLYKDEADKEELSHLTELEREMILSERADKKGDKKLAEKFRSKRENERTTRSRKETPPLPSSRGVRSSARSADRSAAKDDALNELRAKRLKQQDPEAHRKLRDASRARTGGQGFSPIKRKTTISAALSSSSQSDSENGSHSDDETSTGDGGMADSDDDRGMLGSDGPTFEDIKGITIRRTKLAKWFMEPWFEEVIVGCFVRVGIGRSRNGPVYRLCMVRNVDATEPDKAYKLESKTTHKYLNCIWGSENSAARWQMAMVSDSAPNEEEFRQWVREVERTSGRLPSKQDLDDKKDALKKINSFVYSPETVKQMLQEKKSASSRPLNVAAEKERLRRELEIAESKHDEAEAGRIKSRLQELEAARQAPEKDSKALKLAEMNRKNRVENFRNASGLKPVNTGLKAGEAGYDPFSRRWTKSRNYYLSKPNGGDAAVAPSDVVNGTVAAAVTNGSGGVISEALAATTAALEAAAGAGKLVDTGAPVDQGTESNVLHNFEIPLSLVALQKLGGPQGSQPGFMARKQSIEAIVGYLVPENDGRRHALTLTVGDYKRRRGLL; this is encoded by the coding sequence ATGGCAGAAGAGGCGGATTTAGAAAATATGTTGCTGGAGGCAGCAGGAAGAGGTACAGCTGGCAGAAACCGACGCTCAATTCCTCCTAAGAGGAGACGGGAGGGTTCGTATTCTGACTCTGGGGATGATGCCTCTGATGGTGATCGAGGTTATTCTGGCCGGAAGCCCTCAAGGTCTCAAGTTCCTTTGAAAAAGAGGCTGGATGCTGATAGAGATGATGAACATGGGATTCAAGGGGAGGGTGATTATGAGGATGATGGTTCTGATCGTGAGGGGGACAGCAGCGGTGAATCTGTTGTAGGAGAGGATCTTTACAAGGATGAGGCTGACAAAGAAGAGCTTTCGcatttgactgaacttgaaaGGGAGATGATTCTGTCAGAACGAGCTGATAAGAAAGGTGATAAGAAGTTAGCAGAGAAATTTAGATCAAAGCGGGAAAATGAAAGAACCACCAGATCGAGAAAGGAGACCCCTCCTCTTCCATCATCTCGTGGAGTGCGGTCTTCAGCTAGATCTGCAGATAGATCAGCTGCCAAGGATGACGCATTGAATGAGCTGAGAGCAAAACGTTTGAAGCAGCAGGACCCGGAGGCACATCGTAAGTTGCGGGATGCATCTAGAGCAAGAACGGGAGGGCAGGGCTTCTCACCAATTAAGAGAAAAACTACTATTTCGGCGGCATTAAGTAGCTCCAGTCAGAGTGACAGTGAAAATGGATCTCACAGTGATGATGAAACGTCAACCGGAGATGGTGGAATGGCTGACAGCGACGATGACAGGGGTATGCTTGGATCAGATGGGCCAACATTTGAAGATATAAAGGGGATTACAATCCGGAGGACTAAACTTGCAAAATGGTTCATGGAGCCATGGTTCGAGGAGGTTATTGTTGGTTGCTTTGTTAGGGTTGGGATTGGGAGGTCAAGGAATGGGCCTGTCTACAGGCTTTGCATGGTCCGGAATGTCGATGCCACAGAACCTGACAAAGCTTACAAACTAGAGAGCAAGACAACCCATAAGTATCTCAATTGCATCTGGGGCAGTGAAAATTCAGCTGCAAGGTGGCAGATGGCTATGGTATCAGACTCCGCACCAAATGAAGAGGAGTTTAGACAATGGGTGAGGGAAGTAGAGCGAACTAGCGGCCGTTTGCCAAGTAAACAGGATTTGGATGATAAGAAggatgcattaaaaaaaataaactcatTTGTCTACTCTCCTGAAACTGTGAAGCAGATGTTGCAAGAGAAGAAGTCTGCCTCATCAAGGCCATTGAATGTTGCAGCTGAGAAGGAGAGGCTAAGGAGGgagttggaaattgcagaaagTAAGCATGACGAGGCAGAGGCGGGGAGGATCAAATCTAGACTGCAGGAACTGGAGGCAGCCAGGCAAGCACCGGAGAAAGATTCCAAGGCTCTTAAACTGGCTGAGATGAACAGAAAGAATAGGGTTGAGAATTTTAGAAATGCATCAGGGTTAAAACCAGTAAATACTGGCTTGAAAGCAGGGGAGGCTGGATATGATCCTTTTTCAAGGAGATGGACTAAGTCAAGGAACTACTATCTTTCAAAGCCTAATGGTGGAGATGCAGCTGTAGCACCTAGTGATGTTGTCAATGGCACAGTTGCAGCTGCAGTCACTAATGGATCAGGAGGGGTAATATCCGAGGCCTTAGCAGCTACAACAGCAGCATTGGAAGCTGCTGCCGGTGCAGGGAAATTGGTTGATACAGGTGCTCCTGTGGATCAAGGGACTGAATCAAATGTCTTGCACAATTTTGAGATTCCTCTCTCTTTGGTTGCACTTCAGAAGTTAGGTGGGCCGCAGGGATCTCAGCCAGGATTCATGGCAAGGAAGCAGAGTATAGAAGCCATTGTTGGTTACCTTGTCCCGGAGAATGATGGTCGGAGACATGCTCTGACCTTGACAGTTGGTGAttacaagagaagaagaggactTCTCTGA
- the LOC120003859 gene encoding COP9 signalosome complex subunit 1-like — MEGEDDSAGPMIDEIYANGGDDTNHKRPIISGEQLDIEAYAGLYVGRTKIMRLLFISDHCGNPAMQVEALRMAYDEIKKSENTQLFREVVQKIDGRLGPKYGVDNAWCEMVDRRADQRKEKLENELNAYRTNLIKESIRMGYNDFGEFYYSHGALGDAFKSFVRTRDYCTTSKHIVQMCTSAILVSIEMGQFTHVTSYVSKAEQTPEALDPVTAAKLRCAAGLSHLEAKKYKLAARKFLEVGPELGTSYNDVIAAQDVATYGGLCALASFDRMELKSKVIDNISFRNFLELVPEVRELINDFYSSHYASCLDYLGNLKANLLLDIHLHDHVETLYDLIRNKALIQYTHPFVSVDLCMMANAFKTSVSRLEKELEALITDNQIQARIDSHNKILYARHADQRNATFQRVLQTGNEFDRDVRSMLLRANLIKHDYNSKSSRKL, encoded by the exons ATGGAAGGCGAGGACGACTCCGCGGGACCAATGATTGACGAGATCTATGCAAACGGCGGTGACGATACGAATCACAAAAGACCTATAATTAGCGGCGAGCAGCTTGACATCGAGGCTTATGCTGGGCTCTATGTTGGGAGAACAAAGATCATGCGGCTCTTGTTTATCTCCGACCACTGTGGGAACCCCGCGATGCAAGTGGAGGCCCTCCGAATGGCCTACGACGAGATCAAGAAGAGCGAGAACACGCAGCTCTTCCGGGAGGTCGTGCAGAAGATAGATGGTCGATTGGGTCCCAAGTACGGCGTGGATAACGCCTGGTGTGAGATGGTTGATCGCAGGGCTGACCAAAGGAAGGAGAAGCTCGAGAATGAACTCAACGCATATAGG ACAAACTTGATCAAAGAAAGCATAAGAATGGGGTACAATGATTTTGGTGAATTTTACTATTCTCACGGTGCTCTTGGGGATGCTTTTAAGAGCTTTGTTCGTACTCGTGATTATTGCACTACGTCAAAACATATAGTTCAAATGTGTACGAGCGCAATCCTGGTCAGCATTGAAATGGGTCAGTTTACTCATGTGACAAGCTATGTTAGCAAAGCAGAACAAACACCAGAGGCCCTAGACCCTGTTACAGCAGCAAAACTTCGCTGTGCTGCTGGATTGTCTCACCTGGAGGCTAAAAAATACAAGCTTGCTGCACGTAAG TTTTTGGAAGTGGGTCCTGAGTTGGGAACTTCTTACAATGATGTTATTGCAGCACAAGATGTTGCAACATATGGAGGACTTTGTGCACTGGCAAGTTTTGACCGTATGGAATTGAAG AGCAAAGTAATCGACAATATCAGCTTCCGGAATTTTCTGGAGTTGGTACCTGAAGTGAGAGAGCTCATTAATGATTTCTACTCAAG TCATTATGCATCATGTCTGGATTACCTTGGAAATCTTAAAGCAAACTTGTTACTGGATATCCATTTGCATGACCACGTCGAGACCTTGTATGATCTAATTCGTAACAAAGCCCTTATCCAGTACACGCATCCATTTGTATCTGTAGATCTGTGTATGATGGCCAATGCCTTCAAAACAAGTGTCAGCAGGCTAGAGAAAGAACTCGAGGCATTGATTACAGACAACCAAATACAG GCACGGATTGACTCGCACAACAAAATTCTGTATGCACGACATGCTGATCAAAGGAATGCAACATTCCAACGGGTTCTACAGACTGGGAATGAATTTGACCGTGATGTGCGGTCTATGTTGCTGCGAGCAAATCTTATCAAGCATGACTACAATAGTAAGTCTTCTAGGAAACTCTGA